The Daucus carota subsp. sativus chromosome 7, DH1 v3.0, whole genome shotgun sequence genome window below encodes:
- the LOC108194123 gene encoding UDP-glycosyltransferase 83A1-like codes for MSIPHILFVPYPAQGHVMPMMELAQKIAEHGLRVTFVNSDFVHNQIMSTLSKKNDFGDGIHLVSISDGLEPGEDRKDLGKLTAAMHKFMPGKLQEVIEKINRAEDDGKISCVVADISIGCAFEIADKLKIKAVAFCPAAAAQMAVFFSLPKLLEDGIIENDGNVTKKQMIHLSPTMPPLNTETFVWACFSDLATRKAMFELFAIGSKYMKLAKWILCNSAYELESAAFTSFPEMLPIGPLSASNKLGDKQGSFWPEDSACLSWLDQQPACSVIYIAHGSFTIFDQIQFQELALGLELTNRPFLWVVRPDMTDETSDIYPKGFKERIGSRGKMVSWTPQVKVLRHPSIACFLSHCGWNSTVEGVSNGVPFLCWPYFADQFFNQTYICDVWKVGLRCDKNENGIISKDEVKSKVEQLLGDNNFKERAMNLKEKVVNAVSRDGCSNKNLSNFIEYLK; via the exons ATGAGTATCccacatattttatttgttcCTTATCCAGCACAAGGTCATGTAATGCCCATGATGGAGCTTGCACAAAAAATTGCAGAGCATGGCCTCAGAGTCACATTTGTGAATTCCGACTTTGTGCACAACCAGATTATGAGTACATTGTCGAAGAAGAATGACTTTGGAGACGGGATACATCTGGTTTCGATATCAGATGGACTGGAACCAGGGGAAGACAGGAAAGACCTTGGAAAGTTAACGGCAGCTATGCACAAATTCATGCCAGGGAAGCTGCAGGAGGtcattgaaaaaattaatagaGCGGAGGATGATGGAAAAATCTCGTGTGTCGTTGCTGATATAAGTATTGGATGTGCATTTGAAATTGCAGATAAGCTCAAGATAAAGGCAGTAGCCTTCTGCCCTGCAGCTGCTGCACAGATGGCCGTGTTTTTTAGTCTTCCAAAGTTACTTGAAGATGGGATTATAGAAAATGACG GGAACGTCACAAAGAAGCAGATGATCCATCTATCACCGACAATGCCTCCCTTAAACACGGAAACATTTGTATGGGCCTGTTTCAGTGACTTGGCTACCAGGAAAGCTATGTTTGAGCTTTTTGCTATTGGCAGCAAATATATGAAGCTTGCAAAATGGATATTGTGCAATTCTGCCTACGAGCTGGAATCAGCAGCATTTACATCATTTCCAGAGATGTTGCCAATAGGTCCACTTTCAGCAAGCAACAAGCTGGGAGACAAGCAAGGCAGCTTCTGGCCAGAAGACTCAGCCTGTCTGTCATGGCTTGATCAGCAGCCTGCATGCTCTGTCATCTACATTGCGCATGGGAGCTTCACAATTTTTGATCAAATACAATTCCAGGAATTGGCTCTAGGCCTCGAGCTCACTAACAGGCCTTTCTTGTGGGTTGTACGTCCGGATATGACTGATGAAACCTCAGACATTTACCCGAAAGGATTTAAAGAGCGAATTGGAAGTCGTGGAAAAATGGTTAGCTGGACACCTCAAGTAAAAGTTCTGCGACATCCTTCAATTGCCTGCTTCTTAAGTCATTGCGGATGGAATTCTACTGTCGAAGGTGTAAGCAATGGAGTGCCATTCTTGTGCTGGCCTTACTTTGCGGACCAGTTCTTTAATCAGACGTATATTTGTGATGTTTGGAAGGTCGGGTTGAGATGTGACAAAAATGAAAATGGCATCATCAGCAaagatgaagtcaagagcaagGTAGAGCAACTACTTGGCGACAACAATTTCAAAGAAAGAGCTATGAATCTTAAAGAAAAGGTTGTCAATGCTGTTTCAAGAGATGGCTGCTCTAACAAGAACTTGAGcaattttattgaatatttaaagtGA